A single region of the Nocardioides aurantiacus genome encodes:
- the fmt gene encoding methionyl-tRNA formyltransferase, whose amino-acid sequence MRVVFAGTPVVALPALEAVAASRHELVGVVTRPDAPAGRGRRLVASPVGRRAEELGVPVLKPAHPREPDFQAELRALAPDCCPVVAYGALLPASALEIPPHGWVNLHFSVLPSWRGAAPVQHAIWAGDEVTGATTFRIVPALDAGPTYGLMTQTVRPDDTAGALLDRLAEGGSGLLVQTLDGIEDGTLEEREQPADGVSLAPKITPADAEVVWAEPAVAVDRRVRACTPFPGAWTTVAGERLKLGPVRPVGPPGGETGGRPGLEPGVLEVGKRDVLVGTGTGPVRLGRVRPFGKQEMDAADWARGVRLEPGTRLGGPVA is encoded by the coding sequence GTGCGCGTCGTCTTCGCCGGCACCCCCGTGGTCGCCCTCCCGGCGCTGGAGGCGGTGGCCGCCAGCCGCCACGAGCTGGTCGGCGTGGTCACCCGTCCCGACGCCCCCGCCGGTCGCGGCCGCCGGCTGGTCGCCTCGCCCGTCGGGCGGCGGGCCGAGGAGCTCGGCGTCCCCGTGCTCAAGCCCGCGCACCCGCGTGAGCCCGACTTCCAGGCCGAGCTGCGGGCGCTGGCCCCCGACTGCTGCCCCGTGGTGGCGTACGGCGCGCTGCTGCCCGCCTCCGCGCTCGAGATCCCGCCCCACGGCTGGGTCAACCTGCACTTCTCGGTGCTGCCCTCGTGGCGGGGGGCCGCTCCCGTGCAGCACGCGATCTGGGCCGGCGACGAGGTGACCGGGGCGACCACGTTCCGGATCGTCCCGGCGCTGGACGCCGGGCCGACGTACGGCCTGATGACGCAGACCGTCCGTCCCGACGACACCGCCGGCGCGCTGCTCGACCGGCTCGCCGAGGGCGGCAGCGGCCTGCTGGTGCAGACCCTCGACGGCATCGAGGACGGCACGCTGGAGGAGCGCGAGCAGCCCGCCGACGGCGTCAGCCTGGCGCCCAAGATCACCCCCGCGGACGCCGAGGTGGTGTGGGCCGAGCCCGCGGTGGCCGTCGACCGCCGCGTGCGCGCCTGCACGCCGTTCCCGGGAGCCTGGACGACGGTGGCGGGCGAGCGGCTCAAGCTCGGACCCGTCCGTCCCGTCGGCCCGCCCGGTGGGGAGACCGGTGGGCGGCCCGGCCTGGAGCCGGGCGTGCTCGAGGTCGGCAAGCGCGACGTCCTCGTCGGCACCGGCACAGGCCCGGTCCGCTTGGGGCGGGTCCGGCCGTTCGGCAAGCAGGAGATGGACGCGGCCGACTGGGCCCGCGGCGTACGCCTCGAGCCCGGCACCCGGCTCGGGGGGCCGGTCGCGTGA
- the def gene encoding peptide deformylase: protein MPVRPIRLFGDPVLRTPATEVVDFDKELRTLVDDLTATMLDAPGAGLAAPQIGVGLRVFTWHVDGELGHLVNPRLTLSEDTQDGEEGCLSIPGFSIDCRRAAQVVAHGFDLHGEPLLVEGTAKLARAIQHETDHLDGILFVDRLDREARREAMRWIREAEWFGEDRPQVRLSPHATNGLGI from the coding sequence GTGCCCGTCCGGCCCATCCGCCTGTTCGGCGACCCGGTGCTGCGCACCCCGGCCACCGAGGTCGTCGACTTCGACAAGGAGCTGCGCACCCTGGTCGACGACCTGACCGCGACGATGCTCGACGCGCCCGGCGCGGGGCTCGCCGCACCGCAGATCGGGGTCGGCCTGCGGGTCTTCACCTGGCACGTCGACGGCGAGCTGGGCCACCTGGTCAACCCGCGGCTGACGCTGTCCGAGGACACCCAGGACGGCGAGGAGGGCTGCCTGTCGATCCCCGGCTTCTCGATCGACTGCCGTCGTGCCGCCCAGGTCGTGGCCCACGGCTTCGACCTCCACGGCGAGCCGCTGCTGGTCGAGGGCACCGCCAAGCTGGCCCGGGCGATCCAGCACGAGACCGACCACCTCGACGGGATCCTCTTCGTCGACCGGCTCGACCGCGAGGCCCGCCGGGAGGCGATGCGCTGGATCCGCGAGGCCGAGTGGTTCGGTGAGGACCGCCCGCAGGTCAGGCTCTCGCCCCACGCCACGAACGGTCTGGGCATCTAG
- a CDS encoding MFS transporter yields MGSGASRGLERRLLAWQALDEAMPVFPVYALLFADAGLSVGQISVLLALWSVVGIVLEVPSGAWADTVSRRGLLALGAVVYAAAFATWVLLPTFTGFAAGFALWGLSGALTSGTFQALAYDELAARGARHRYAHVIGVGQALAVAAMTVTTLLAAPLLAVGGYDLVGWASVGVCLVQLAVVARLPAAPPVVSAVALEDADDPDDVELEPLGPPRQDGAWTRWRTALRTGLGEATTSALVRGAVLASATVLALQVLDEYFGLLFREQGAALVVVPLLVGLVGAGEAVGALVATRATGWSPRRAGSVVAVAGILVGAAALAGDALVAALALTVGYGLVQLSVVLAEVRLQDSIEHDARATVVSTSNVLAELLSVAAYVGFALAPADGVARPVLVLAAVTVVLGVLVARWLPPAVPAAPARSGR; encoded by the coding sequence ATGGGGTCCGGGGCGAGCCGCGGTCTGGAGCGGCGGCTGCTGGCGTGGCAGGCGCTCGACGAGGCGATGCCGGTCTTCCCCGTCTACGCGCTCCTCTTCGCCGACGCCGGGCTCTCGGTGGGCCAGATCTCGGTGCTGCTGGCGCTGTGGTCGGTGGTGGGGATCGTCCTGGAGGTCCCGTCGGGCGCCTGGGCCGACACCGTGTCCCGGCGGGGGCTGCTGGCCCTCGGCGCGGTGGTGTACGCCGCGGCGTTCGCGACGTGGGTGCTCCTCCCGACCTTCACCGGCTTCGCGGCGGGCTTCGCGCTCTGGGGGCTCTCGGGAGCACTGACCTCGGGCACCTTCCAGGCGCTGGCCTACGACGAGCTCGCCGCCCGGGGCGCGCGGCACCGCTACGCACACGTGATCGGGGTCGGGCAGGCGCTGGCGGTGGCCGCGATGACGGTGACCACCCTGCTGGCCGCGCCGCTGCTCGCCGTGGGCGGCTACGACCTCGTCGGCTGGGCCAGCGTCGGCGTGTGCCTCGTCCAGCTCGCCGTGGTGGCGCGGTTGCCCGCGGCTCCCCCGGTGGTCTCGGCGGTCGCGCTGGAGGACGCGGACGACCCCGACGACGTCGAGCTCGAACCCCTCGGGCCACCCCGGCAGGACGGCGCCTGGACCCGGTGGCGCACGGCCCTGCGGACGGGCCTGGGCGAGGCGACCACGTCGGCCCTGGTGCGGGGGGCGGTGCTGGCCAGCGCGACCGTGCTGGCCCTGCAGGTGCTGGACGAGTACTTCGGGCTGCTCTTCCGCGAGCAGGGCGCCGCACTGGTGGTGGTGCCGCTGCTGGTGGGCCTGGTCGGGGCGGGCGAAGCGGTGGGGGCGCTGGTCGCCACGCGCGCGACCGGCTGGTCCCCCCGCCGTGCGGGCTCGGTGGTGGCGGTGGCCGGGATCCTGGTCGGAGCGGCGGCCCTGGCGGGCGACGCCCTCGTCGCCGCGCTGGCGCTGACCGTGGGCTACGGCCTGGTGCAGCTCTCGGTGGTGCTCGCCGAGGTGCGGCTCCAGGACAGCATCGAGCACGACGCCCGCGCCACGGTGGTCTCGACGTCCAACGTGCTGGCCGAGCTGCTCTCCGTGGCGGCGTACGTCGGCTTCGCGCTCGCCCCCGCCGACGGGGTCGCCCGACCGGTGCTCGTGCTGGCGGCCGTCACGGTCGTGCTCGGCGTGCTGGTCGCCCGCTGGCTCCCGCCCGCCGTGCCGGCCGCTCCCGCTCGGTCGGGGCGCTAG